Genomic DNA from Deltaproteobacteria bacterium:
CACCATTAGACAAAAGTGGTAGGCAGTCAAGGTGAAGCTGCGGAATTCCCCCGGGCGTGAAACACGCGGCATGCGCCGCCCCTCACTGGCCGCCCGGAGACTGCAAGAATCGCTCCGGGAAGTCGGTGAAGATGCCTTCCACGCCCGCGGCCACGAGCCGGTCGATTTCCCCGCGCTCATTCACGGTCCAGGCCCGCACGGGGAGGCGGGCGGCGGCCGCCGCGGCGAGCGCGCCGGGGGTGACGTAATCCTTGCGGAGGTGCAAGGCTCTCGCAGCGACGCGCTCTGCACGCGCCACGGCATCCGCCACGGGGCCGCTGTCCCACAGAACGGCGAGCGACGCGTCCGCCGCGCGCGCGCGCAGCCGCTCGAGGGCGCCCGCGTCGAACGAAGAGAAGACGACGCGCGCGAGCGCTCCCGCCGACTCGACCACGGCGAGCGCCCGCGCCTCGAGCCCGTCGTCGCCGACCGGCTTCAGCTCGACATTGACCGGCAGACCGACGGCGGCCAGCACCTCGGCGAGAG
This window encodes:
- a CDS encoding glycerophosphodiester phosphodiesterase — encoded protein: MQLRCQLALTQECGGPKAVPVPPLIIAHRGASGTCPENTLVAFARAAALGAHMVELDAQLTRDGEVVVMHDWTLERTTDGAGRVCERPLGEIRRLDAGAWFGPAFRGTRVPTLAEVLAAVGLPVNVELKPVGDDGLEARALAVVESAGALARVVFSSFDAGALERLRARAADASLAVLWDSGPVADAVARAERVAARALHLRKDYVTPGALAAAAAARLPVRAWTVNERGEIDRLVAAGVEGIFTDFPERFLQSPGGQ